The Tistrella mobilis genome includes a window with the following:
- a CDS encoding efflux RND transporter periplasmic adaptor subunit → MNRSILLALILAAALGAWMYTGRIEYGFDADAATDPAADAAAGTAPAAGEAAPAAAAEPFTVRVAELTLTAQVRDLVVSGRTEMRRVVDVAAESAGRVIELPVSQGSRVKAGAEIAKLDTRDLEPRRARAQALVEQRRAELKAASSLSAKGFQTELRLAEAKAEFEAARAELAQIEQEIDDTIVRAPFAGIVDRRHVEIGDYVSPGTQVARVLAPEPYLIVADIAERDIGAIRVGQQARARLADGSLVTGSVAYISRQADAQTRTFRVEIEVGNPDGRLPGGVTAEVAVPLDRNPAVLLTPALLSLDERGRVGVKVVDGDDRVAFDVVSILSASDAGVWVTGLAEHARVIVVGQGYVAPGDRVVAVEVQPQELRGLVPLPPEVERMLDQLDLSAAGAATAPAREGAGS, encoded by the coding sequence ATGAACCGCTCCATCCTGCTCGCCCTGATTCTGGCCGCCGCCCTTGGTGCCTGGATGTATACCGGCCGCATCGAATACGGTTTCGACGCCGATGCCGCCACCGATCCGGCGGCGGATGCAGCGGCCGGGACGGCGCCGGCCGCTGGCGAGGCGGCCCCTGCGGCGGCGGCGGAGCCGTTCACGGTCAGGGTGGCCGAGCTGACGCTGACCGCCCAGGTCCGGGATCTGGTGGTCAGCGGCCGCACCGAGATGCGCCGGGTGGTGGATGTGGCCGCCGAAAGCGCGGGCCGCGTCATCGAACTGCCCGTGTCCCAGGGCAGCCGGGTCAAGGCCGGGGCCGAGATCGCGAAGCTCGACACCCGCGATCTGGAACCGCGTCGCGCCCGCGCCCAGGCTCTGGTCGAACAGCGCCGGGCGGAACTGAAGGCCGCCTCGTCGCTCAGCGCCAAGGGCTTCCAGACCGAGCTGCGCCTGGCCGAGGCCAAGGCCGAGTTCGAGGCCGCCCGCGCCGAACTTGCCCAGATCGAGCAGGAAATCGACGACACCATCGTCCGTGCGCCCTTTGCCGGCATCGTCGACCGCCGCCATGTCGAAATCGGCGACTATGTCTCGCCCGGCACCCAGGTCGCCCGGGTGCTGGCGCCCGAGCCCTATCTGATCGTCGCCGACATCGCCGAACGCGATATCGGCGCCATCAGGGTCGGCCAGCAGGCCCGCGCCCGGCTGGCCGACGGCAGCCTGGTGACCGGCTCGGTCGCCTATATCAGCCGTCAGGCCGATGCCCAGACCCGCACCTTCCGGGTGGAGATCGAGGTCGGCAATCCCGACGGCCGGCTCCCCGGCGGGGTGACCGCCGAGGTGGCGGTGCCGCTGGATCGCAACCCGGCCGTGCTGCTCACCCCCGCCCTCCTGTCGCTCGACGAGCGCGGCCGGGTGGGTGTCAAGGTGGTGGACGGCGACGACCGGGTCGCCTTCGACGTGGTCTCGATCCTGTCCGCCAGCGATGCCGGGGTCTGGGTCACCGGGCTTGCCGAACATGCGCGCGTGATCGTGGTCGGCCAGGGCTATGTCGCCCCCGGCGACCGGGTCGTTGCGGTCGAGGTGCAGCCGCAGGAGCTGCGCGGCCTGGTGCCGCTGCCGCCCGAGGTGGAGCGCATGCTCGACCAGCTCGATCTGTCGGCGGCCGGCGCCGCCACGGCCCCGGCGCGTGAAGGGGCCGGCTCGTGA
- a CDS encoding efflux RND transporter permease subunit, with protein MKTLINACLARSRTVLSLLLLLLITGSVAYNDIPKESDPDVAIPILYITMRHDGISPEDAERLLIRPMEQELRSVEGLKEMRATAEEGYATVVLEFEAGFDIEKAKRDVREQMDIAKADLPGETEEPELHEVNVALFPILVVTLSGDVDQRLLIRLARDLKDKIEGLSGVLEVDIAGDREDLAEIVVDPRALDSYGISQDELVQLVGRNNQLVPAGALDSEAGRVSVKVPGLIQSIDDILDMPIKAIDGRVVTFRDVAVGQRSFKDPESLARVDGKPAIALEVTKRIGVNIIDTINEVRAVADAEAALFPEGVKISYSQDKSQQIELMLSDLSSNVASAIILVMIVVLAALGLRSSILVGIAIPGSFLTGILVLHAMGLTVNIVVLFSLILAVGMLVDGAIVVSEYADRRMLEGAHRIQAYREASTRMAWPIISSTATTLAAFLPLLFWPGIVGEFMKFLPITLIVTLSASLAMALIFLPVLGSIIGKPAKSSGRVVEMLRAAEDGDIRSVGGPAGLYVRTLDKAVRYPWVVVAIALVTAVVTLQAYGMFGRGVEFFPSVEPDNAQVQVRARGNMSISEKETLVREVEAEVLKLDGFKTVYTRTGTIRGEDLPEDVIGIINLEFADWRTRPHASEILETIRQRLKHHPGLVIEAREEEAGPPVGKAIQIELASRFPETLPGAVDHVLAGMHEIGGMIDIADSRPVPGIEWEMVVDRAQASRFGADVLGVGNAVRFVTQGVNVGTYRPDDTDDEVEIRVRFPEIDRTGDRLDQLRIQTAMGQTPISNFVERRAAPTQGIINRTDARRVMTVDAEVPDGVLADNKVREIRAWLAANPLDPRVEVKFKGQDEEQRKAQEFLSRAFGIALFLIAIILVTQFNSFYQTALILSAIVFSSLGVLIGMMATAQPFGIVMGGIGLIALAGIVVNNNIVLIDTYNEIRGKGVDAVEAALRTGAQRLRPVMLTTVTTMLGLVPMMLSINVDIPNRVIAIGAPSTQWWTQLSSAIVYGLGFATLLTLILTPSMLVLGDRVGRWVRRVAGRLSRRKADA; from the coding sequence GTGAAGACGCTGATCAATGCCTGCCTTGCACGCAGCCGCACGGTGCTCAGCCTGCTGCTGCTGCTGCTGATCACCGGTTCCGTCGCCTATAACGACATCCCCAAGGAAAGCGACCCCGACGTCGCGATCCCGATCCTCTACATCACCATGCGCCATGACGGCATCTCGCCCGAGGATGCCGAGCGGCTGCTGATCCGCCCGATGGAGCAGGAACTGCGCTCCGTCGAGGGGCTGAAGGAGATGCGTGCCACCGCCGAGGAAGGCTATGCCACGGTGGTGCTGGAATTCGAGGCCGGCTTCGACATCGAAAAGGCCAAGCGCGACGTCCGCGAGCAGATGGACATCGCCAAGGCCGACCTGCCCGGCGAGACCGAGGAACCGGAACTGCACGAGGTCAATGTCGCGCTGTTCCCGATCCTGGTGGTGACGCTGTCGGGCGATGTCGACCAGCGCCTGCTGATCCGCCTCGCCCGTGATCTGAAGGACAAGATCGAGGGACTCTCGGGCGTTCTCGAGGTCGACATCGCCGGCGATCGCGAGGATCTGGCCGAGATCGTGGTCGATCCGCGCGCGCTCGACAGCTATGGCATTTCGCAGGACGAGCTGGTCCAGCTGGTCGGCCGCAACAACCAGCTGGTGCCGGCAGGCGCGCTCGACAGCGAGGCGGGCCGGGTCTCGGTCAAGGTGCCGGGGCTGATCCAGTCGATCGACGACATTCTCGACATGCCGATCAAGGCCATCGACGGCCGGGTCGTGACCTTCCGCGATGTCGCGGTCGGCCAGCGCAGCTTCAAGGATCCGGAATCGCTCGCCCGCGTCGACGGCAAGCCCGCGATCGCGCTGGAGGTGACCAAGCGGATCGGCGTCAACATCATCGACACGATCAACGAGGTCCGCGCGGTCGCCGATGCCGAGGCCGCCCTCTTCCCCGAGGGCGTGAAAATCTCGTACAGCCAGGACAAGTCGCAGCAGATCGAACTGATGCTGTCGGACCTGTCGAGCAATGTGGCGAGCGCGATCATCCTGGTGATGATCGTGGTACTGGCGGCGCTGGGGCTGCGCTCGTCGATCCTGGTCGGCATCGCCATTCCGGGCTCGTTCCTGACCGGCATCCTGGTGCTGCACGCCATGGGGCTGACGGTCAACATCGTGGTGCTGTTCTCGCTGATCCTGGCGGTGGGCATGCTGGTCGACGGGGCGATCGTGGTCAGCGAATATGCCGACCGCCGCATGCTGGAAGGCGCGCACCGCATCCAGGCCTATCGCGAGGCTTCCACCCGCATGGCCTGGCCGATCATCTCGTCCACCGCCACCACGCTCGCCGCCTTCCTGCCGCTGCTGTTCTGGCCGGGCATCGTCGGCGAGTTCATGAAATTCCTGCCGATCACCCTGATCGTCACGCTGTCCGCCTCGCTCGCCATGGCGCTGATCTTCCTGCCGGTGCTGGGCAGCATCATCGGCAAGCCGGCGAAATCGAGCGGCCGGGTGGTGGAGATGCTGCGCGCGGCCGAAGACGGCGACATCCGCTCGGTCGGCGGGCCCGCCGGGCTTTATGTCCGCACCCTCGACAAGGCCGTCCGCTACCCCTGGGTGGTGGTGGCGATCGCCCTGGTCACGGCGGTGGTCACCCTGCAGGCCTATGGCATGTTCGGCCGCGGCGTCGAATTTTTCCCCTCGGTCGAACCCGACAACGCCCAGGTCCAGGTCCGCGCCCGCGGCAATATGTCGATCTCGGAAAAGGAGACCCTGGTCCGCGAGGTGGAGGCCGAGGTGCTGAAGCTCGACGGCTTCAAAACCGTCTACACCCGCACCGGCACCATCCGCGGCGAGGATCTGCCCGAGGACGTGATCGGCATCATCAATCTGGAATTCGCCGACTGGCGCACCCGCCCGCATGCCAGCGAAATCCTCGAAACCATCCGCCAACGCCTGAAGCACCATCCGGGGCTGGTGATCGAGGCCCGCGAGGAAGAGGCCGGCCCCCCGGTCGGCAAGGCCATCCAGATCGAACTGGCCAGCCGTTTCCCCGAAACCCTGCCGGGCGCCGTCGACCATGTGCTCGCCGGCATGCACGAAATCGGCGGCATGATCGACATCGCCGACAGCCGGCCGGTGCCGGGCATCGAATGGGAAATGGTCGTCGACCGCGCCCAGGCGAGCCGCTTCGGCGCCGATGTGCTGGGGGTGGGCAATGCCGTGCGTTTCGTGACCCAGGGCGTCAATGTCGGCACCTATCGCCCGGACGATACCGATGACGAGGTCGAAATCCGGGTCCGCTTCCCTGAAATCGACCGCACCGGCGACCGGCTGGACCAGCTGCGCATCCAGACCGCGATGGGCCAGACGCCGATCAGCAATTTCGTCGAACGCCGCGCCGCCCCCACCCAGGGCATCATCAACCGCACCGATGCCCGCCGGGTGATGACGGTGGATGCCGAAGTGCCCGATGGCGTGCTGGCCGACAACAAGGTGCGCGAGATCCGCGCCTGGCTGGCGGCCAATCCGCTCGATCCCCGGGTCGAGGTCAAGTTCAAGGGCCAGGACGAAGAGCAGCGCAAGGCCCAGGAATTCCTGAGCCGCGCCTTCGGCATCGCGCTGTTCCTGATCGCCATCATCCTGGTCACCCAGTTCAACAGCTTCTATCAGACGGCGCTGATCCTCTCGGCGATCGTGTTTTCGTCGCTGGGGGTGCTGATCGGCATGATGGCGACCGCCCAGCCCTTCGGCATCGTGATGGGCGGCATCGGGCTGATCGCGTTGGCCGGCATCGTGGTCAACAACAACATCGTGCTGATCGACACCTATAACGAGATCCGGGGCAAGGGCGTGGATGCCGTGGAAGCCGCCCTCCGCACCGGCGCACAGCGCCTGCGGCCGGTGATGCTGACCACGGTCACCACCATGCTGGGCCTGGTGCCGATGATGCTGTCGATCAATGTCGACATCCCGAACCGGGTGATCGCGATCGGCGCCCCCTCCACCCAATGGTGGACGCAGCTGTCCAGCGCCATCGTCTACGGCCTGGGCTTCGCCACCCTGCTGACCCTGATCCTGACCCCGTCGATGCTGGTGCTGGGCGACCGGGTCGGCCGCTGGGTGCGGCGGGTGGCCGGCCGCCTGTCGCGGCGGAAGGCCGACGCCTGA
- a CDS encoding winged helix-turn-helix transcriptional regulator yields MTRANFQCGLEAVLAILGGKWKPLIVYHLAGGARRTGQLRRLVTGVSEKMLIQHLKELTEDGVVRRIDFQKVPPHVEYELTGFGRSLAQVLAPLCEWGTRHNAEVAMIVQKRDHAAKTA; encoded by the coding sequence ATGACCAGGGCAAATTTTCAATGTGGCCTGGAAGCCGTTCTGGCCATTCTCGGCGGCAAGTGGAAACCACTGATCGTCTATCATCTGGCCGGCGGTGCCAGGCGCACCGGCCAGCTCCGCAGGCTCGTGACCGGCGTGAGCGAGAAAATGCTGATTCAGCACCTCAAGGAGCTGACGGAAGACGGCGTCGTTCGGCGTATCGATTTCCAGAAGGTGCCGCCGCATGTCGAATACGAACTGACCGGGTTTGGCCGAAGTCTGGCCCAGGTGCTTGCGCCGCTATGCGAATGGGGAACCCGTCACAACGCCGAGGTCGCGATGATCGTGCAAAAGCGAGACCACGCTGCGAAGACGGCCTGA
- a CDS encoding SDR family oxidoreductase, with the protein MTRILVTGATGNIGRMTLEHLLKRRPAGDLVGLARDPARAAGLASKGIEIRRGDYFDHDGLLRAFDGIEKVMLVSATAFTDRTTQHDNVITAARHAGVKHLVYMPIIHKPGSVFILPQVTEEDRRVEEKLKASGLTYTLVRHPPFLENIELYAGGNLLNAGVNAPTGAGKAAYACRDDLAEAHAVVLSEAGHENKAYSLYGGPAVSFADVAQILSDLSGRPVPFNAIPDQDYIARLMAAGLPEPAAGFVLAWVHGVNAGEWDGQSDDLEKLLGRRPTTPTGFLRTLYGGNRG; encoded by the coding sequence ATGACCAGGATCCTTGTGACGGGCGCCACCGGCAATATCGGCCGAATGACCCTCGAACATCTTTTGAAGCGCAGGCCTGCCGGCGATCTTGTCGGTCTTGCCCGGGACCCCGCCCGGGCGGCAGGCCTTGCCTCGAAGGGGATTGAGATCCGTCGAGGCGACTATTTCGACCACGACGGACTTCTGCGCGCCTTCGACGGAATCGAGAAAGTGATGCTCGTTTCCGCCACGGCTTTTACGGATCGGACAACCCAGCACGACAACGTCATCACGGCGGCACGACATGCCGGCGTGAAGCACCTCGTCTACATGCCGATCATCCATAAGCCCGGCTCGGTCTTCATCCTCCCGCAGGTGACCGAAGAAGACCGCCGCGTCGAGGAAAAGCTGAAGGCCTCTGGTTTGACTTACACGCTGGTGCGTCATCCGCCGTTTCTCGAAAACATCGAACTCTATGCCGGTGGCAATCTTCTGAATGCCGGTGTCAATGCCCCAACCGGCGCCGGCAAGGCGGCCTATGCCTGCCGCGACGACCTGGCAGAAGCGCATGCCGTCGTGCTGAGCGAGGCGGGACATGAAAACAAGGCCTATTCGCTCTACGGCGGTCCGGCCGTGTCCTTCGCGGATGTCGCGCAGATTCTGTCTGACCTCAGCGGCAGGCCGGTGCCGTTCAATGCCATTCCGGACCAGGACTACATCGCCCGGCTGATGGCGGCAGGGCTGCCCGAGCCGGCTGCCGGCTTCGTTCTGGCCTGGGTGCACGGCGTCAATGCCGGCGAGTGGGACGGCCAGAGCGACGATCTGGAGAAACTTCTCGGCCGCAGGCCGACGACACCGACCGGGTTCCTGCGGACCCTCTATGGAGGGAACCGCGGATGA
- a CDS encoding DeoR/GlpR family DNA-binding transcription regulator, whose translation MLADERHQRIRALVATLGRVATDRIAADLGVSRETVRRDLVELEARGALRRVHGGVLAPRPAAEPPLAERSRIRPREKQAIARAAALKIEPGQTLFLDAGSTVAELAAVLATLTGLTIVTNSFEVAGRIAMAGADTRGLEVIQLGGRVVPGAGATLGAATIAEALRHHADWALLSPVAVDAGAGATSHDHDEAELARAMTARADRVAILADHAKIGQRSRVGYCPAERIDLLVTDTRARDLPALEALTDLVGEVVIA comes from the coding sequence ATGCTTGCGGATGAACGCCATCAGCGGATCCGCGCCCTGGTGGCGACCCTGGGACGGGTCGCCACCGATCGCATTGCCGCCGATCTGGGCGTGTCGCGCGAAACCGTGCGCCGCGATCTGGTGGAGCTGGAGGCGCGCGGCGCGCTGCGCCGGGTGCATGGCGGCGTGCTGGCCCCGCGGCCGGCGGCCGAGCCGCCGCTGGCCGAGCGCAGCCGGATCCGCCCGCGCGAGAAGCAGGCGATCGCCCGCGCCGCCGCGCTGAAGATCGAGCCCGGCCAGACCCTGTTCCTGGATGCCGGCAGCACGGTGGCGGAACTGGCCGCCGTGCTCGCCACCCTGACCGGGCTGACGATCGTGACCAATTCCTTCGAGGTCGCCGGCCGCATCGCCATGGCCGGTGCCGACACGCGCGGGCTGGAGGTGATCCAGCTGGGCGGCCGGGTGGTCCCGGGGGCCGGGGCCACGCTGGGGGCCGCCACCATCGCGGAAGCCCTGCGCCATCATGCCGACTGGGCGTTGCTGTCCCCCGTTGCGGTGGATGCCGGCGCGGGTGCCACCAGCCACGACCATGACGAGGCCGAACTGGCCCGCGCCATGACCGCCCGTGCCGACCGGGTCGCGATCCTGGCCGACCATGCCAAGATCGGCCAGCGCAGCCGGGTCGGCTATTGCCCGGCCGAGCGGATCGATCTGCTGGTGACCGACACCCGCGCCCGCGATCTGCCGGCGCTGGAGGCGCTGACCGATCTGGTCGGCGAGGTGGTCATCGCCTGA
- a CDS encoding CDP-alcohol phosphatidyltransferase family protein: MFDIPVRRRLDPILDRIGRGLAGRGVRADALTLAGFGVGLAAMPALALGAFWTALGCILVNRIADGLDGAVARAAGPTDRGGFLDIACDFLFYAAVPLGFALADPAVNALPAAFLIFAFVGTGSSFLAFAAIAARRGGVPPSGHRGKAIHYLGGLTEGTETILVFVIICLWPAAFPWAAWIFGGLCLITTATRIAEGMRVFR; this comes from the coding sequence ATGTTTGACATTCCAGTCCGCCGACGTCTCGACCCGATCCTGGACCGTATCGGCCGCGGCCTCGCCGGTCGTGGTGTCCGGGCCGATGCCCTGACGCTCGCCGGTTTCGGGGTCGGCCTTGCCGCCATGCCCGCCCTTGCCCTGGGGGCATTCTGGACTGCGCTTGGTTGCATTCTGGTTAACCGCATCGCAGATGGGCTGGATGGCGCGGTCGCCCGCGCGGCAGGGCCGACCGATCGCGGCGGCTTTCTGGACATCGCCTGCGACTTCCTGTTCTACGCCGCCGTGCCCCTGGGCTTCGCCCTGGCCGATCCGGCGGTGAATGCCCTGCCGGCGGCCTTCCTGATCTTTGCCTTCGTCGGCACGGGATCGAGCTTTCTGGCCTTCGCGGCGATCGCCGCCCGGCGCGGCGGCGTGCCGCCCTCGGGCCATCGCGGCAAGGCGATCCACTATCTGGGCGGGCTGACCGAGGGCACCGAGACCATCCTGGTTTTCGTGATCATCTGCCTGTGGCCGGCGGCCTTTCCCTGGGCGGCCTGGATCTTCGGCGGGCTGTGCCTGATCACCACCGCAACCCGGATCGCCGAGGGCATGCGCGTGTTCAGATGA
- a CDS encoding type 1 glutamine amidotransferase domain-containing protein, giving the protein MPVIENARILILATDGYERAELTYPRDELLRRGAKVQIAAPEAGRIRSWDETDWGDRAEVDLKAADVRIEDFDALVLPGGQINPDKLRQVPEAVKVVKDFVASGKPVAAICHGPWMLVEADALRGRTVTSYPSIATDVRNAGASWIDEEVVTDQGIITSRNPGDLPAFVDKIVEEVAEGPHAR; this is encoded by the coding sequence ATGCCCGTGATCGAAAACGCCCGCATCCTGATCCTCGCCACCGACGGCTACGAACGCGCGGAACTGACCTATCCGCGGGACGAGCTGCTGCGTCGCGGCGCAAAGGTTCAGATCGCCGCCCCCGAAGCCGGCCGCATCCGCAGCTGGGATGAAACCGATTGGGGCGACCGGGCCGAGGTCGACCTGAAGGCCGCCGATGTGCGGATCGAGGATTTCGACGCCCTTGTCCTGCCCGGTGGCCAGATCAATCCCGACAAGCTGCGTCAGGTGCCCGAAGCGGTGAAGGTGGTGAAGGATTTCGTGGCCTCGGGCAAGCCGGTCGCCGCGATCTGCCACGGCCCCTGGATGCTCGTCGAAGCCGATGCGCTGCGCGGCCGCACCGTCACCTCCTACCCCTCGATCGCGACCGACGTCCGCAATGCCGGCGCCAGCTGGATCGATGAGGAGGTCGTCACCGACCAGGGCATCATCACCTCGCGCAATCCGGGCGACCTGCCGGCCTTCGTCGACAAGATCGTCGAGGAAGTGGCCGAAGGCCCTCATGCCCGCTGA
- a CDS encoding JmjC domain-containing protein — protein sequence MSAAMEAGQRLHVKTGQAAACAGLLPWAGVNARLSAQALVEGEVSVMRAGREVPLEMLTRLSPDGRRVLLDAQLQALCQGGASLVLLGMHRHVQALAALAAMVERHVEAPVTVNAYASFTRDGAFQIHRDGHDVLVVQIAGRKRWFCHGRRSDPPFGGDTVDPRRDPGPPEAEMVLAPGDLLFLPKGDYHRAEVAEAGGQSLHLTLAIQRPDGAEVLRWRLREMADRLAAPVPMDPSARGAYEAQLKAVLADLSAGLDLDRFQAAQAAARPLAGAMALGLATGAGGPEDAVLVQPALRRRPVLPATGPADIRAGGVTTHLNAPECAILALLLDRDIATMGEILAGLPSEDPAALRAAVAALARRGLVFLTTP from the coding sequence TTGTCTGCGGCCATGGAGGCAGGGCAGCGCCTGCATGTGAAGACCGGACAGGCAGCCGCCTGTGCCGGTCTTTTGCCATGGGCGGGCGTGAATGCCCGTCTGTCGGCGCAGGCGCTGGTCGAGGGCGAGGTTTCGGTGATGCGGGCGGGCCGCGAGGTGCCGCTGGAGATGCTGACCCGGCTTTCCCCCGACGGCCGGCGGGTGCTGCTGGATGCCCAGCTTCAGGCACTGTGTCAGGGCGGGGCCAGCCTGGTGCTGCTCGGCATGCATCGGCATGTTCAGGCACTGGCCGCGCTGGCCGCCATGGTCGAACGTCATGTCGAGGCGCCGGTCACCGTCAATGCCTATGCCAGCTTCACCCGGGATGGCGCCTTCCAGATCCATCGCGACGGCCATGACGTGCTGGTGGTGCAGATCGCCGGCCGCAAGCGCTGGTTCTGTCACGGCCGGCGCAGCGACCCGCCCTTCGGCGGCGACACGGTCGATCCCCGCCGCGATCCGGGCCCGCCCGAGGCGGAGATGGTGCTGGCGCCCGGGGATCTGCTGTTCCTGCCCAAGGGCGACTACCACCGTGCCGAGGTTGCCGAGGCGGGCGGGCAGTCGCTGCATCTGACGCTGGCGATCCAGCGGCCGGACGGGGCGGAGGTGTTGCGCTGGCGGCTGCGAGAGATGGCGGACCGGCTGGCGGCACCGGTGCCGATGGATCCGTCCGCAAGGGGTGCGTATGAAGCGCAGCTGAAGGCGGTTCTGGCCGATCTGAGCGCCGGGCTGGATCTGGACCGCTTCCAGGCGGCGCAGGCCGCGGCGCGCCCGCTGGCCGGGGCCATGGCCCTGGGGCTGGCCACCGGGGCCGGCGGACCGGAAGATGCGGTTCTGGTTCAGCCCGCCCTGCGCCGGCGCCCGGTATTGCCGGCGACGGGGCCGGCCGACATCAGGGCTGGCGGCGTGACGACCCACCTGAATGCGCCGGAATGCGCGATCCTGGCACTGCTGCTGGACCGCGACATCGCGACGATGGGCGAGATCCTGGCCGGCCTGCCGTCGGAGGATCCGGCGGCCTTGCGTGCCGCGGTGGCGGCACTCGCCCGGCGGGGGCTGGTCTTTCTGACGACCCCCTGA
- a CDS encoding LysR family transcriptional regulator gives MSLNFRHVKYFVATATLGQVSRAAKELSISQSAITAAIKELEAETGSRLFDRTAHGMELTDAGRRFLAAGYRILASIEEALQPGTADDAFSGTLSVAASYTVLGYFLPQHLERLERRYPNLRIQLYELSREMIEDGLVTNRFDMAVVLTSNVNNPELVTETLMSSQRRLWLPAGHPLLGRDRVRFGDIAEEPYIMLTVDEAAHSALKYWNRTQHQPNIRLRTSSIEAVRSIVANGQGISILSDMVYRPWSLEGKRIETVVMAEEVPPMNVGLAWRQGVDLSPAMRLFRGYFAEVYQTPQSMLPR, from the coding sequence ATGTCGCTCAACTTCCGCCACGTGAAGTACTTCGTGGCCACTGCCACGCTCGGGCAGGTGTCCCGGGCGGCCAAGGAATTGTCGATCTCGCAATCGGCGATCACCGCGGCGATCAAGGAGCTGGAGGCCGAGACCGGCAGCCGGCTGTTCGACCGCACCGCCCATGGCATGGAGCTGACCGATGCCGGCCGCCGTTTCCTGGCGGCGGGCTACAGGATCCTGGCGAGCATCGAGGAAGCGCTGCAGCCGGGCACCGCCGATGATGCCTTCTCGGGCACGCTGTCGGTGGCGGCGAGCTATACCGTGCTCGGCTATTTCCTGCCCCAGCATCTGGAACGGCTGGAGCGACGCTATCCCAATCTGCGCATTCAGCTTTATGAACTCAGCCGCGAGATGATCGAGGACGGGCTGGTCACCAACCGCTTCGACATGGCGGTGGTGCTGACCTCCAACGTCAACAATCCGGAACTGGTCACCGAAACCCTGATGTCGAGCCAGCGGCGGTTATGGCTGCCGGCCGGGCACCCGCTGCTCGGCCGCGACCGGGTGCGTTTCGGCGACATCGCGGAGGAGCCCTATATCATGCTGACCGTCGACGAGGCCGCCCATTCGGCGCTGAAATACTGGAACCGCACCCAACACCAGCCGAATATCCGCCTGCGCACCTCGTCGATCGAGGCGGTTCGATCGATCGTGGCCAACGGCCAGGGGATCTCGATCCTGTCGGACATGGTCTATCGGCCCTGGTCGCTGGAAGGCAAACGCATCGAAACGGTGGTGATGGCCGAAGAGGTGCCGCCGATGAATGTCGGCCTGGCCTGGCGCCAGGGCGTTGATCTCAGCCCCGCGATGCGCCTGTTCCGTGGCTATTTTGCCGAGGTCTATCAGACACCGCAGAGCATGCTGCCCAGGTGA
- a CDS encoding 5-oxoprolinase subunit PxpA translates to MAKRLVDLNCDLGESFGHWTISEAPDDVLLDLISSANVATGFHAGDPNLMDRVVRLAAERGVALGAHPGFRDLQGFGRRVIQARPEELVNDIIYQLGALREFARRHGVRLQHVKPHGALYMEVARDETLSQLLVEALLKSSPETYLYCMDVSVTCAVARAAGLPVIREFYADRDYDNSGSIVFARRMRALDPEEVARKCVRACLEGRVRTVEGDDIEIEFESICFHSDTPGALKIGTAIRAGLIDAGIRIANAAEVAAAA, encoded by the coding sequence TTGGCTAAAAGACTGGTCGATCTCAATTGTGATCTCGGTGAGAGCTTCGGCCACTGGACGATCAGTGAAGCTCCGGACGATGTCCTGCTCGACCTGATCAGCTCGGCCAATGTCGCCACCGGTTTCCATGCCGGCGACCCCAACCTGATGGACCGGGTGGTGCGGCTGGCGGCCGAACGCGGTGTGGCGCTGGGGGCCCATCCGGGCTTTCGCGACCTGCAGGGTTTCGGCCGGCGGGTGATCCAGGCCCGGCCGGAAGAGCTGGTGAACGACATCATCTATCAGCTGGGGGCGCTGCGCGAATTCGCCCGCCGTCACGGCGTTCGCCTTCAGCACGTCAAGCCGCATGGCGCACTCTATATGGAGGTCGCCCGCGACGAGACCCTGTCGCAGCTGCTGGTCGAGGCGCTGCTGAAGTCCAGCCCCGAAACCTATCTTTACTGCATGGACGTGTCGGTGACCTGCGCGGTCGCCCGCGCCGCGGGGCTGCCGGTGATCCGCGAATTCTATGCCGACCGCGACTACGACAACTCCGGTTCGATCGTCTTCGCCCGCCGGATGCGCGCGCTGGACCCCGAGGAGGTGGCCCGCAAATGCGTCCGGGCCTGCCTGGAGGGCCGGGTCCGCACCGTCGAGGGCGACGATATCGAGATCGAGTTCGAATCGATCTGCTTCCATTCCGACACGCCGGGCGCGCTCAAGATCGGCACCGCCATCCGCGCCGGGCTGATCGATGCCGGCATCCGCATCGCCAATGCCGCAGAGGTCGCCGCCGCGGCCTGA
- a CDS encoding acetyl-CoA carboxylase, with protein sequence MAEIRSPLPGTFYRRPAPDQPPFKSDGDTVAPGEVIGLIEVMKSFIEVKAEVAGTITRFLAENETPVMAGAVLAELEG encoded by the coding sequence ATGGCCGAAATCCGCTCGCCGCTTCCCGGTACCTTCTATCGCCGCCCGGCCCCGGACCAGCCGCCCTTCAAATCCGACGGCGACACGGTCGCGCCGGGCGAGGTGATCGGGCTGATCGAGGTGATGAAGTCGTTCATCGAGGTGAAGGCAGAGGTCGCCGGCACCATCACCCGCTTTCTGGCCGAGAACGAGACCCCGGTGATGGCGGGCGCGGTGCTCGCCGAGCTTGAAGGCTGA